The proteins below come from a single Archangium lipolyticum genomic window:
- a CDS encoding NUDIX hydrolase: MSVLRPPPGLGDKEWMMDLIDVLDTANNVVGSVPREEIYGRKLPHRIVHVMLEWEGKVFIQRRSQTVSFLPGFYCTSAGGHVQAGEPVEVAARRELKEELGLDVPVELVEEFDFESGGHRRRISLFRARTAQSVHFADGEVDGGMFCDRKELDALPRDKLHPQLVPCLERYLGQPSRSEG, encoded by the coding sequence ATGTCGGTCTTGCGGCCTCCCCCGGGGTTGGGAGACAAGGAGTGGATGATGGATTTGATCGACGTCCTCGACACGGCCAACAACGTGGTGGGCAGCGTGCCGCGTGAGGAAATCTATGGCCGCAAGCTGCCGCACCGCATCGTCCACGTCATGCTGGAGTGGGAGGGCAAGGTATTCATCCAGCGCCGCTCCCAGACGGTGTCCTTCCTGCCAGGGTTCTACTGCACCTCGGCGGGGGGACACGTGCAGGCGGGTGAGCCGGTGGAGGTGGCGGCCCGGCGCGAGCTGAAGGAGGAGCTGGGCCTGGACGTGCCGGTGGAGCTGGTGGAGGAGTTCGACTTCGAGTCGGGCGGCCACCGGCGGAGGATCAGCCTGTTCCGGGCGCGCACCGCGCAGTCGGTGCACTTCGCGGACGGGGAGGTGGACGGGGGGATGTTCTGCGACCGGAAGGAGCTGGACGCGCTGCCGCGGGACAAGCTGCACCCGCAGCTCGTGCCATGTCTGGAGCGCTACCTCGGCCAGCCCTCGCGCTCCGAGGGGTGA
- a CDS encoding GMC oxidoreductase: protein MRFCIVGSGVAGTVIARAMLERGDEVVMVEAGPRVTMRERRKWLDFVTTGVRPYHSCEDTQENVNRRFQESAPGSTTFELKGGRLMGVGGSTLHWSGWTPRFQPEDFELHSRTGLGRDWPFTYAQLEPYYCEAERLLNVTGPSAPRSGHPTPWRSVHYPWDSPPFPEATEELRGALDSMGITYDHVPLSRRGPGGESPGLPCMAVGTCRYCPLGARFDPTLLLETLEQRPGFRLLSDSPVLRLELSKGQVAAAVYRTAEGGEARVEADVFVVASGALETPKLLWRSGLDERRLPMLGRFLTSHPMLTVRGVARSSRAFNGREVPMPGLFSRHFDTPEHQAQGKFMFADYPQHPSPQTWVRKGMDAAYVERFARDNVIELHGFIEEIPDESNRIVLGPSSPLRQVEVEYHSRTGFPERLRWAEQKMKQVLRASGCPEDTIQTVETTRRADHSIGTVRFGDDERTGVVDARHRTFGTTNLYALSNGNFPNGSVVNPTLTLTAMCLRWAREVLPTL from the coding sequence ATGAGATTCTGCATCGTCGGGAGTGGTGTGGCCGGCACGGTCATCGCCCGGGCCATGTTGGAGCGCGGCGACGAGGTGGTGATGGTGGAGGCGGGTCCGCGGGTGACCATGCGCGAGCGGCGCAAGTGGTTGGACTTCGTCACCACGGGAGTGCGGCCCTACCACTCGTGCGAGGACACGCAGGAGAACGTCAACCGGCGCTTCCAGGAGTCCGCGCCCGGCTCCACCACCTTCGAGCTGAAGGGGGGGCGGTTGATGGGGGTGGGCGGCTCCACGCTGCACTGGAGCGGGTGGACGCCGCGCTTCCAGCCGGAGGACTTCGAGCTGCACTCGCGCACGGGGCTCGGCCGGGACTGGCCCTTCACCTACGCGCAGCTCGAGCCCTACTACTGTGAGGCGGAACGGCTGCTCAACGTGACGGGCCCGAGCGCGCCGCGCTCCGGTCATCCCACGCCGTGGCGTTCGGTGCACTACCCCTGGGACAGCCCGCCCTTCCCGGAGGCGACGGAGGAGCTGCGCGGCGCGCTGGACTCCATGGGCATCACCTACGACCACGTGCCCCTGTCACGCCGGGGACCGGGTGGGGAGAGCCCCGGCCTGCCGTGCATGGCCGTTGGCACGTGCCGCTACTGCCCGCTGGGGGCCCGGTTCGATCCCACGCTCCTGCTGGAGACGCTGGAGCAGCGGCCGGGCTTCCGGCTGCTCTCCGACAGCCCGGTGCTGCGGCTGGAGCTGTCCAAGGGGCAGGTGGCCGCGGCGGTGTACCGCACGGCGGAGGGCGGTGAGGCCCGGGTGGAGGCGGATGTCTTCGTGGTGGCCTCGGGGGCGCTGGAGACGCCCAAGCTGCTGTGGCGCTCCGGTCTGGACGAGCGGCGGCTGCCCATGCTGGGCCGCTTCCTCACCTCGCACCCCATGTTGACGGTGCGGGGCGTGGCGCGCTCCTCGCGTGCCTTCAATGGCCGCGAGGTCCCCATGCCGGGCTTGTTCTCGCGCCACTTCGACACGCCGGAGCACCAGGCCCAGGGCAAGTTCATGTTCGCCGACTATCCCCAGCACCCCAGCCCCCAGACGTGGGTGCGCAAGGGCATGGACGCGGCCTATGTGGAGCGGTTCGCCCGCGACAACGTCATCGAGCTGCACGGCTTCATCGAGGAGATTCCGGACGAGTCCAACCGCATCGTGCTGGGCCCCTCCTCGCCGCTGCGGCAGGTGGAGGTGGAGTACCACAGCCGGACGGGCTTCCCGGAGCGGCTGCGCTGGGCGGAGCAGAAGATGAAGCAGGTGCTGCGCGCCTCGGGCTGCCCGGAGGACACCATCCAGACGGTGGAGACCACCCGCAGGGCGGACCACTCGATAGGCACGGTACGTTTTGGCGATGATGAGCGCACGGGCGTGGTGGACGCCCGGCACCGGACCTTCGGGACGACCAACCTCTACGCCTTGTCCAACGGGAACTTCCCCAACGGCTCGGTCGTCAACCCGACCCTGACGCTCACGGCCATGTGCCTGCGGTGGGCCCGGGAAGTCCTTCCCACCCTGTAG
- a CDS encoding radical SAM protein, whose amino-acid sequence MKVKIDVVDWKLIGACNLRCLHCYGPPKEEKALDKESLFEIVDKYQSMGISWVVLTGGEPLMVKGIDEVMRRLKAAGIRIALSTNTTYFKHHQEVIEECVSSLNIPLDGSTAEIHALSRKDERTFKTFFDVLRRYQTHPGAKPSLLRVGTVYSKATIGDFVNMARLLEPYADVIDTWKVYELIDYEFQPELRKEIVHERGGFDKEMAELKANTSLASKIMLASAGSRDKAYFMVNPKAQVVIPTDRNGVTHELPVGDFLRMPLEEVVGRWQQHITGVNYNDNHHLHYGKLDQALSPTG is encoded by the coding sequence ATGAAGGTAAAGATCGACGTCGTGGATTGGAAGCTGATCGGGGCCTGCAATCTCCGTTGCCTGCATTGCTACGGGCCGCCGAAGGAGGAGAAGGCCCTGGACAAGGAATCGCTCTTCGAGATCGTCGACAAATACCAGTCGATGGGCATCTCCTGGGTGGTGCTCACCGGCGGCGAACCGCTGATGGTGAAAGGCATTGATGAGGTGATGAGGCGGCTCAAGGCGGCCGGCATCCGCATCGCGCTCTCCACCAACACGACCTACTTCAAGCACCATCAAGAGGTCATCGAGGAGTGCGTCTCCTCGCTCAACATCCCGTTGGATGGCTCCACGGCGGAGATCCACGCGCTGTCGCGCAAGGACGAGCGCACCTTCAAGACCTTCTTCGACGTGCTGCGCCGCTATCAGACACACCCGGGCGCCAAGCCCTCCCTGTTGCGGGTGGGCACGGTGTACTCCAAGGCCACCATCGGGGACTTCGTCAACATGGCGCGGCTGCTGGAGCCATACGCGGACGTCATCGACACCTGGAAGGTCTACGAGCTCATCGACTACGAGTTCCAGCCGGAGCTGCGCAAGGAAATCGTCCACGAGCGTGGCGGCTTCGACAAGGAGATGGCGGAGCTGAAGGCCAACACCTCGCTGGCGTCGAAGATCATGCTCGCCTCGGCCGGCAGCCGGGACAAGGCGTACTTCATGGTGAACCCCAAGGCGCAGGTGGTCATCCCCACGGATCGCAACGGGGTGACCCATGAGCTGCCGGTGGGTGATTTCCTGCGCATGCCGCTCGAGGAAGTGGTGGGGCGCTGGCAGCAGCACATCACGGGCGTCAACTACAACGACAACCATCACCTGCACTACGGAAAGCTGGACCAGGCCCTCTCGCCCACGGGGTGA